Proteins from a single region of Apium graveolens cultivar Ventura chromosome 7, ASM990537v1, whole genome shotgun sequence:
- the LOC141671235 gene encoding pyruvate dehydrogenase E1 component subunit beta-3, chloroplastic — MASIFQGIGAATAISSSTSFDSKKLIISAPRFQYEKKGRFLVVRSDGKMSNGISSRAEKLVSNAVAAKADAPAASAASKSGHELLLFEALREGLEEEMDRDPRVCVMGEDVGHYGGSYKVTKGLAPKFGDLRVLDTPIAENSFTGMGIGAAMTGLRPVIEGMNMGFLLLAFNQISNNCGMLHYTSGGQFTIPVVIRGPGGVGRQLGAEHSQRLESYFQSIPGIQMVACSTPYNAKGLMKAAIRSENPVILFEHVLLYNLKEKIPDEEYICNLEEAEMVRPGEHVTILTYSRMRYHVMQAAKTLVNKGYDPEVIDIRSLKPFDLHTIGNSVKKTHRVLIVEECMRTGGIGASLTAAINENFQDYLDAPIVCLSSQDVPTPYAGTLEEFTIVQPAQIVTAVEQLCQ, encoded by the exons ATGGCTTCGATTTTTCAAGGAATCGGAGCAGCCACCGCTATTTCATCCTCCACTTCGTTTGATTCCAAGAAATTAATCATTTCTGCACCAAGATTTCAATATG AGAAAAAAGGGAGATTTTTGGTGGTGAGATCTGATGGGAAGATGAGTAATGGGATTAGCAGCAGAGCTGAGAAATTAGTTAGCAATGCTGTTGCA GCAAAGGCTGATGCTCCTGCAGCATCTGCAGCTTCGAAATCTGG GCATGAGCTTTTGTTATTTGAAGCCCTTCGTGAAGGCCTTGAGGAAGAGATGGACAGAGATCCTCGTGTTTGCGTGATGGGTGAAGATGTCGGTCACTATGGAGGTTCATACAAGGTGACCAAAGGTCTTGCTCCAAAGTTTGGTGATCTGAGGGTCCTTGATACTCCAATTGCTGAGAACTCATTTACTGGTATGGGGATCGGAGCAGCCATGACCGGCCTCAGGCCCGTTATTGAGGGAATGAATATGGGCTTTCTCCTACTTGCATTCAATCAAATATCTAATAACTGTGGAATGCTTCACTATACTTCTGGTGGACAGTTTACCATTCCAGTGGTCATCCGAGGGCCTGGTGGAGTTGGCAGGCAGCTTGGGGCTGAGCATTCACAACGTCTTGAGTCATATTTCCAGTCCATTCCAGGAATTCAAATGGTAGCATGCTCGACGCCATATAATGCCAAGGGGTTAATGAAAGCTGCTATAAGAAGTGAGAATCCAGTCATACTGTTTGAACATGTTCTGCTTTACAACCTCAAGGAAAAGATTCCTGATGAAGAGTATATTTGTAATCTTGAGGAAGCTGAAATGGTTAGACCTGGGGAGCATGTAACAATCCTGACATATTCCCGAATGAGGTATCACGTGATGCAAGCTGCCAAGACTCTGGTGAACAAGGGATACGATCCTGAAGTTATCGACATCAGATCACTAAAACCATTTGATCTTCATACTATTGGCAACTCAGTAAAGAAAACTCACCGTGTGCTGATTGTAGAGGAGTGTATGCGAACTGGTGGTATTGGTGCCAGTTTGACTGCAGCTATTAATGAGAATTTCCAGGACTATCTGGATGCACCAATTGTATGTTTGTCGTCGCAGGATGTTCCAACACCATATGCTGGAACCTTAGAGGAATTCACTATAGTTCAGCCTGCGCAGATTGTGACCGCAGTAGAGCAGCTATGTCAATAA